The following proteins come from a genomic window of Candidatus Neomarinimicrobiota bacterium:
- the cyoE gene encoding protoheme IX farnesyltransferase: protein MKKHPQPAKNKIGAYLELSKLRILTMVLVSTIIGFVMGSTTDLDWIRLLWTLIGTGLTAAGAGALNHYLERNYDMLMDRTKNRPIPSGILTPGEALMFGIILVLVGSAGLVIKINVLTGFISLLTAFLYILVYTPMKRITWLNTSIGSIPGAIPPLGGWAATTGSLDLGAWILFGILYLWQHPHFYAIAWMCRDDYKKAGFKMLPVIEPNGSRTIRQVFWHLLLLIPISFLPYIIGMMGGVYAIGVLCLAFGFLASAIPLGRSLSDEAALLLLKASVYYLPALLLLMIIDRALLL from the coding sequence ATGAAGAAACACCCTCAACCGGCAAAAAATAAAATAGGAGCGTATCTTGAACTGTCCAAACTGCGTATTCTGACAATGGTTCTGGTTTCGACGATAATTGGATTTGTGATGGGTTCGACGACTGATTTGGATTGGATACGATTGTTATGGACTTTAATTGGTACCGGATTAACCGCCGCAGGTGCCGGAGCGTTAAATCATTATCTTGAACGCAATTATGATATGTTAATGGATCGAACGAAAAACCGTCCAATTCCTTCTGGAATTCTTACTCCGGGTGAGGCATTAATGTTTGGCATTATTTTGGTTCTTGTTGGAAGTGCGGGTTTGGTAATTAAAATTAATGTACTTACCGGATTTATTTCTCTTCTAACAGCTTTTTTGTACATTCTGGTTTATACTCCTATGAAGAGGATAACGTGGCTTAATACATCGATCGGCTCCATTCCCGGCGCAATCCCTCCGTTAGGAGGTTGGGCAGCAACAACCGGATCATTGGATTTAGGCGCTTGGATTTTATTCGGGATTTTATACTTATGGCAGCATCCACATTTTTATGCAATTGCCTGGATGTGTCGTGATGATTATAAAAAAGCAGGTTTTAAAATGCTTCCAGTGATTGAACCAAACGGAAGTAGAACCATTCGTCAAGTTTTTTGGCATTTATTATTATTAATTCCAATTTCTTTCCTTCCATACATCATCGGGATGATGGGAGGTGTTTATGCAATCGGAGTTCTATGCCTTGCATTCGGATTTTTAGCATCTGCCATTCCCCTTGGAAGGTCTTTATCGGATGAAGCGGCGCTGTTGCTATTGAAAGCATCCGTGTATTATTTGCCGGCACTTCTTTTGCTGATGATAATTGATAGGGCTCTGTTATTATGA
- a CDS encoding GAF domain-containing protein yields MKDTPKKIQSYVNDLEEQISRMSQIGFALSKEKNMDILLEMILLEAKRIANSDGGTLYMRTNDNRLAFKIMKTDSLDFHMGGTSGVDIPFYPIKLYLDDGKPNNNMIAAYVGLSGETVNIPDAYKAEGFDFSGTRAFDEKTGYRSQSFLTVPLRDHENEIIGVLQLLNAQDRKTGDVIAFTEKVQDLVEALSSQAAVAITNKNLIKDLEELFDSFIQVLAAAIDAKSKYTGGHCQRIPVLTETIANAINECKTGALADVYFDEDGMRELLVAAWLHDTGKVATPPHIVDKSTKLETILDRIHLVNTRFEIIRRDEEIKFLKKQLKLEQAGKTDEMKELRKLYRSNLKQIADDQDFINSVNIGGEYLSPEKAKRIKSIAKRKWKDGKERKPIISDDEVYNLSISRGTLTAEDRQIINDHTIHTINMLEKLPWPKKLSNVPGWAAAHHEKLDGTGYPQGLTAEDLPIQPRIVAIADVFEALTASDRPYKKGKTVSESLRIMGFMRNDSHLDPFLYDLFTKERIWESYAKEYLAEHQLDVD; encoded by the coding sequence ATGAAAGATACTCCGAAGAAAATTCAATCGTATGTGAACGATTTGGAAGAACAAATTTCCCGGATGAGCCAAATTGGCTTTGCTCTTTCGAAGGAAAAGAATATGGATATTCTTTTGGAAATGATCTTGTTGGAAGCGAAGCGTATCGCAAATTCTGACGGTGGCACTCTGTATATGAGGACAAATGATAATCGGTTAGCATTCAAAATAATGAAGACGGATTCGCTTGATTTTCATATGGGTGGCACATCTGGTGTGGATATTCCCTTTTATCCAATTAAACTATATTTGGATGATGGAAAACCAAATAATAATATGATTGCAGCCTATGTTGGTCTTTCGGGTGAAACCGTAAATATCCCGGATGCGTATAAAGCGGAAGGTTTTGATTTTTCCGGCACACGTGCTTTTGATGAAAAAACCGGTTACAGATCCCAATCTTTTTTAACGGTTCCATTACGTGATCATGAAAATGAAATTATCGGCGTGCTCCAACTTTTAAACGCGCAAGATCGGAAAACCGGCGATGTCATTGCATTCACTGAAAAGGTACAGGATTTGGTAGAAGCATTATCTAGCCAAGCTGCGGTTGCTATTACGAATAAAAACTTAATTAAAGATTTGGAAGAACTATTTGATTCTTTCATTCAGGTGTTGGCCGCTGCCATTGATGCTAAATCAAAATATACAGGCGGGCATTGTCAGCGGATTCCCGTCTTGACTGAAACGATTGCTAATGCAATTAATGAATGTAAAACCGGCGCACTGGCAGATGTGTATTTTGATGAAGATGGCATGCGGGAATTATTGGTGGCTGCATGGCTTCATGATACGGGAAAAGTGGCCACACCGCCTCATATTGTGGATAAATCCACCAAACTAGAAACCATCTTAGATAGAATCCATTTGGTGAATACACGATTTGAGATTATCAGGAGAGATGAGGAAATTAAATTCCTTAAGAAACAGTTAAAATTAGAACAAGCAGGAAAAACAGATGAAATGAAAGAATTGAGAAAATTGTATCGTTCAAATCTTAAACAGATTGCCGATGATCAGGATTTCATCAATTCTGTAAACATCGGCGGTGAATATCTTTCGCCGGAGAAAGCGAAAAGAATCAAATCAATCGCCAAGCGAAAATGGAAAGATGGAAAAGAGAGAAAACCAATTATTTCTGATGACGAAGTGTACAATCTTTCCATATCCCGCGGAACTCTAACGGCAGAAGACAGGCAAATAATAAACGACCATACGATCCATACAATCAATATGCTGGAAAAACTACCATGGCCTAAAAAACTATCCAATGTTCCTGGCTGGGCCGCTGCACATCACGAAAAACTCGACGGCACAGGATATCCACAGGGATTGACTGCTGAGGATTTACCAATTCAGCCAAGAATTGTTGCTATTGCAGATGTGTTTGAAGCGTTGACTGCCAGTGATCGTCCCTATAAAAAGGGCAAAACTGTTTCTGAAAGTCTTCGGATTATGGGTTTTATGCGAAATGATTCTCATCTAGACCCTTTTCTTTACGATCTCTTTACCAAAGAACGAATTTGGGAATCGTATGCAAAAGAGTATCTTGCTGAACACCAACTTGATGTTGATTGA
- a CDS encoding methyltransferase: protein MDFLPKEIEQYCLEHSENESDFFKRLTKDTYDKEDVPRMLSGPMVGNLLQLLVRLLNPKLALDIGTFTGYSALKMAEVIQDDGIVKTYDTNERELAKKYIAEAPFGNRVELKIGAALESLAELSDSVDLVFIDADKINYGNYYNCSMELLRQGGVIVLDNMLWNGDVLNPMDKDSRALNAMNLFIRADERVTNQLLPIRDGLMIAQKL, encoded by the coding sequence ATGGATTTTCTTCCTAAAGAAATCGAGCAATATTGCCTTGAGCATTCAGAAAATGAATCGGACTTTTTCAAAAGACTTACAAAAGATACTTACGATAAAGAAGATGTCCCAAGAATGCTGTCAGGTCCGATGGTTGGAAACCTATTGCAATTATTGGTACGGTTGCTAAATCCAAAGCTGGCACTTGATATCGGGACTTTTACCGGATATTCCGCACTCAAAATGGCTGAGGTAATCCAGGATGACGGAATTGTCAAAACCTATGATACTAATGAAAGAGAATTGGCGAAAAAATATATCGCAGAGGCACCATTTGGGAATCGAGTAGAATTAAAGATTGGTGCTGCTTTGGAATCTCTAGCCGAATTATCGGATTCAGTAGATTTGGTCTTTATTGATGCGGATAAAATCAACTACGGAAATTATTATAATTGTTCTATGGAATTGCTTAGGCAAGGCGGAGTGATTGTATTGGACAATATGCTCTGGAATGGAGATGTGCTTAATCCAATGGACAAAGATTCAAGGGCGTTAAATGCCATGAATTTATTTATTCGGGCAGATGAAAGAGTGACGAATCAACTGCTACCCATACGTGATGGTCTTATGATTGCGCAAAAATTATAG
- a CDS encoding GNAT family N-acetyltransferase: MKLTPESTPRFLEKVELGEISASELLEIAQSINEDVANHQSIHAFLDVAAHPYFQHCISENDCIDPWLKELVRLMELSGYHIGHVIEDRAKRYGDKTVFQIIQPDEIVKISFKQLLKYIRRTGQGIFALTKGKEPTIGILTPNTFKGTLVDLACLSFGFNVVPLPLNSTSEDLKYIIEHSGITHIFSGGQRAAGLLAAAVNPTSDIRTIQLRTKDLTTASQIGWDAFLANGADIQQSDLLDRRDQLDINGIATIMYTSGTTAHPKGIVFTPLNIISKRFARALALPGIGPDDIFLSFLPLYHTFGRYLEMLGSIFLGATYTFARSPQFQSLLSDFKIIRPTVFISVPKRWNQIYELCDGGSPDTITGGRLKWGLSAAGYLEPAVFKFFQKNNVSLMSGYGMTEATGGITMTPPADYKPDSVGKSLPGIELLIAEDGELLIRGAYVSPGYLGEQQKVIQRDSSWFHTGDIFKETNKHFTIVDRKKEIYKNSRGQTIAPQKIENLFKDFDSIHSVFLIGDGMEYNCILIYPDQTFTELKSTADTKEIQNHFSTIVNSVNSFLPPHERLVNFALIPRAFSSEHGELTKKGTVKRKAIIKNFSSVIEPMYKRSSVSFIKDEIELRIPNWIIREKGILSSNVEWNGKKLTIKGKPVLTLLSCEKGFQVGDFVYILPKPTFDLEMYLRSPELWLGNIEFVNFLRDIPFRLSEFNPSSEIDLYASHVPLLKNTRHEAVPFPDEDGKTEDFLKFLHNQAIVLRSNSSTKIISAVAKFESMTQQPGSIWNHIIPSILLRLNTHPKIKCRSAMLNLAVSLLKADVFAKIIRDSLEHAYNLEDLNAVSFDSGKLVNDHIKSFLNQLNEYKIQPDSCTGFSTELIKKVFIWMVDFAKDKPKYFLPLRTEFSSWNQPFFPVGIQKNADKAFQKLESNFRTNLIHDSTKPYREKIIDLPDWKDVISFDPSIDEALQIHIINAIENTPLLNEALVLAGREIITLNNIPIDGIWISAYHSESLGRAFRLLVRPKNDASFNLILNSYNSTEEQNVNNQVKILTLAGPTFNTDACSNLLFGHYPKFNLYTEAFSIHSSVEDLLNRHREDIESGLAIDRWQMRWFHYIWTSAQLSLELWKRTGCQKGLSDPDPSQFCIPEHDFSDGGYITSIFFLRETQSLLILIQRFANSFISRTEARYKELSMMSGWEVILTVVLEVFGIRQGLVMLRSARDEMKDDVDYGLSQETISSFISEVESDGILPKKLVFATIRYERWSQLNPNATVDAKSEIIFDLYQDYRLAHLLQIDPSIRLQFFLMTCFKDSHEQLRIQLEQMVLETRKGIISETELTDKLQIIHKTSLANNDDKFFLTRLIYEHVGSADFAELVAHEGESSGHLDLIYLIHDKDGLQYTVRPPSRPKDIAQFNSLLEKADFFISIKQEHEFMLLFTEDDDLVGGIIWRETRKNIAHLEKVVIASAFRNKGLSIPLINELVFRLHSRSYSHLTVNFIHSDLFYKIGFKIDNRFGGLVLPIKEKMSP, translated from the coding sequence GTGAAGTTAACCCCCGAATCCACTCCTAGATTCCTTGAAAAGGTTGAATTAGGTGAAATATCTGCGTCTGAACTTTTGGAAATAGCCCAATCCATAAACGAAGATGTAGCCAACCATCAATCTATTCATGCATTTTTAGATGTAGCTGCCCATCCTTATTTCCAACATTGCATTTCTGAGAATGATTGTATTGACCCATGGCTAAAGGAACTCGTTCGGCTGATGGAACTCTCAGGATACCACATAGGTCATGTGATTGAAGACAGAGCAAAACGCTACGGCGATAAAACCGTATTTCAAATCATTCAACCCGATGAAATAGTAAAAATTTCGTTTAAACAACTTTTGAAATACATACGTCGAACAGGGCAGGGAATTTTTGCATTAACAAAAGGCAAAGAGCCCACTATTGGAATTTTAACACCCAACACTTTCAAAGGAACTCTTGTGGATCTCGCCTGTCTTTCATTTGGATTTAACGTTGTTCCTCTTCCGCTGAATTCCACTTCAGAAGATTTAAAATATATCATTGAACATAGCGGTATAACGCACATTTTTTCTGGGGGACAGCGGGCAGCCGGACTCCTTGCTGCTGCCGTGAATCCTACTTCAGATATTCGAACTATTCAGCTTCGTACAAAAGATCTAACAACAGCTTCCCAAATTGGCTGGGACGCCTTCCTTGCGAATGGGGCAGACATTCAACAGTCAGATTTGTTAGACCGTCGGGATCAATTAGATATCAACGGCATCGCTACCATCATGTACACGTCAGGAACTACCGCTCATCCCAAAGGAATTGTTTTTACCCCATTAAATATAATTTCAAAACGATTCGCAAGAGCTTTGGCCTTACCGGGGATCGGACCGGATGATATTTTCCTTTCATTCCTACCACTTTATCACACATTTGGGCGATATCTTGAAATGCTCGGAAGTATTTTCTTAGGAGCAACCTACACTTTTGCCAGATCTCCCCAATTTCAAAGTCTTCTTTCAGATTTTAAAATTATCCGGCCAACCGTGTTTATCAGCGTACCAAAACGATGGAATCAGATTTATGAATTATGCGACGGAGGATCTCCGGATACAATCACAGGTGGACGCTTAAAATGGGGATTGTCAGCCGCCGGATATCTTGAACCGGCAGTATTCAAGTTTTTCCAAAAAAACAATGTCAGCCTTATGAGCGGATACGGGATGACTGAGGCAACAGGCGGAATTACAATGACACCACCAGCAGATTACAAACCGGATTCTGTTGGTAAATCCCTACCCGGCATTGAACTATTGATTGCAGAAGATGGGGAACTGCTAATTCGAGGTGCCTATGTATCACCGGGATATTTGGGTGAACAACAAAAAGTAATTCAACGAGATTCATCCTGGTTTCATACAGGAGATATTTTTAAAGAAACGAACAAACATTTTACGATAGTTGACAGGAAAAAAGAAATTTATAAAAATAGTCGGGGGCAAACAATCGCGCCACAAAAAATAGAAAATCTGTTTAAGGATTTTGATTCTATCCATTCTGTTTTCCTAATTGGTGACGGAATGGAATACAATTGTATATTGATTTATCCGGATCAGACATTTACCGAATTAAAATCGACTGCCGATACTAAAGAAATACAGAACCATTTTTCCACCATCGTCAATTCTGTAAACAGTTTTCTACCACCTCATGAGCGACTTGTCAACTTTGCTTTAATACCACGGGCGTTCAGTTCTGAACATGGAGAACTCACCAAAAAAGGGACGGTTAAACGGAAAGCTATTATTAAGAATTTTTCCTCAGTTATAGAACCAATGTATAAACGTTCGAGCGTCAGTTTCATTAAAGATGAAATTGAATTGAGAATCCCAAATTGGATTATAAGAGAAAAAGGAATTTTGTCCTCAAATGTTGAATGGAACGGTAAAAAACTAACTATAAAGGGAAAACCCGTACTTACTTTACTATCTTGCGAAAAAGGGTTTCAGGTAGGCGATTTTGTTTACATTCTACCCAAGCCAACGTTTGATCTAGAAATGTATTTGAGGTCGCCCGAACTTTGGCTCGGCAATATTGAATTTGTAAATTTTTTAAGAGACATCCCCTTTCGCCTTAGTGAATTTAATCCATCATCTGAAATTGACCTTTACGCTTCGCATGTTCCTCTTTTGAAAAATACTCGCCATGAAGCAGTTCCTTTCCCTGATGAGGATGGAAAAACTGAAGATTTTCTTAAATTCCTCCACAACCAAGCTATTGTACTTCGGAGCAATTCGTCTACGAAAATTATTTCGGCCGTTGCAAAATTTGAGTCTATGACCCAGCAACCCGGAAGTATATGGAATCACATTATTCCATCCATCCTATTGCGACTAAATACGCATCCAAAAATAAAATGCCGATCTGCCATGTTGAATCTTGCGGTTTCCTTATTGAAAGCGGATGTATTTGCCAAAATAATACGCGACAGTCTAGAACACGCATATAACTTAGAAGATTTAAACGCTGTCTCTTTTGATTCGGGCAAACTGGTTAATGACCATATTAAATCTTTCTTAAATCAATTAAATGAATACAAAATTCAACCGGATTCCTGCACAGGATTTTCTACAGAACTTATCAAAAAAGTATTCATTTGGATGGTGGACTTTGCCAAGGACAAACCTAAATATTTTCTACCCTTAAGAACTGAATTTTCCAGTTGGAACCAACCTTTTTTTCCGGTGGGGATTCAGAAAAATGCTGATAAAGCATTTCAAAAATTAGAAAGTAACTTTAGGACAAACCTTATACATGATTCAACTAAACCCTATCGGGAAAAAATAATTGATTTGCCTGATTGGAAAGATGTTATTTCCTTTGACCCGAGTATTGATGAGGCCCTTCAAATTCACATAATAAATGCAATTGAAAATACTCCATTGCTAAATGAAGCTCTCGTTTTAGCTGGTAGAGAAATTATCACGTTAAATAATATTCCGATTGATGGTATTTGGATTAGTGCTTACCATTCAGAATCATTGGGTCGTGCATTCAGACTACTAGTTAGACCAAAAAACGATGCATCATTTAACCTCATTCTAAATAGTTATAATTCAACTGAGGAGCAAAATGTCAATAATCAGGTGAAAATATTGACATTAGCAGGACCAACATTTAACACTGATGCATGTAGCAATTTACTATTTGGGCATTATCCTAAATTTAATCTTTATACTGAAGCTTTTTCAATACATTCATCTGTAGAAGATTTACTTAACCGACACCGCGAGGATATTGAATCAGGATTGGCGATTGATCGATGGCAAATGCGTTGGTTTCATTACATTTGGACTAGCGCTCAGTTATCTTTGGAATTATGGAAAAGAACCGGTTGCCAAAAAGGATTATCAGATCCTGATCCATCTCAATTTTGTATTCCGGAACATGATTTCTCAGATGGTGGATATATCACTTCTATATTTTTTCTAAGAGAAACACAATCGCTTCTTATACTTATTCAGCGATTTGCCAATAGTTTCATTTCTAGGACCGAAGCTAGGTATAAAGAATTAAGCATGATGTCAGGATGGGAAGTTATCCTTACCGTTGTCTTGGAAGTCTTTGGGATTAGACAAGGTCTTGTTATGCTTCGATCTGCACGTGATGAGATGAAAGACGATGTAGATTATGGACTTTCTCAAGAAACTATTTCCAGTTTCATTTCGGAAGTTGAATCAGATGGAATCCTCCCGAAAAAACTGGTATTTGCCACCATAAGATATGAGCGATGGAGTCAGTTGAATCCGAACGCAACTGTAGATGCAAAAAGTGAAATCATTTTCGATCTTTATCAAGATTATCGTCTAGCTCATTTATTGCAAATTGATCCAAGTATCCGACTACAATTCTTTTTGATGACTTGCTTTAAAGATAGCCACGAACAACTTCGTATTCAGCTTGAGCAAATGGTTCTCGAGACAAGGAAAGGGATCATTTCTGAAACTGAATTAACCGACAAACTTCAGATTATTCATAAAACAAGTTTGGCAAATAATGATGACAAATTTTTTCTTACACGTTTGATTTACGAGCATGTTGGTTCTGCAGATTTTGCCGAACTAGTGGCGCACGAAGGAGAGTCATCTGGGCATCTTGATCTTATTTATTTAATTCATGATAAGGATGGGTTGCAATACACAGTTCGGCCACCTTCACGCCCAAAGGATATTGCACAATTTAATTCTCTATTGGAAAAGGCTGATTTTTTTATTTCAATTAAACAAGAACATGAATTTATGCTCTTATTTACAGAAGATGATGATTTAGTAGGTGGTATAATTTGGCGAGAAACCAGAAAAAATATTGCTCATTTAGAAAAAGTTGTAATAGCATCTGCATTTCGAAATAAAGGTCTCAGTATTCCTCTAATCAACGAACTCGTTTTTCGACTCCATAGCAGATCTTATTCCCATTTGACAGTTAACTTTATTCATTCTGATCTCTTTTACAAAATCGGCTTTAAAATTGATAATCGTTTTGGCGGTCTTGTTCTTCCAATAAAAGAAAAAATGTCGCCTTAA
- a CDS encoding SCO family protein, whose product MTHGFKNYTFIIFGIIIFLAGGCDFISKSKPLPILGTIPNFSLTNSNGVQIGLDELRGKVWVADFIFTTCAGPCPVMSMHMSRLHDEFKDDERIRMVSITVNPDYDTPEVLTNYAKQYKARTDLWYFLTGSYEAIQSLVANGFKMGDTEDIVFHSTRFALVDQESRIRGYYTGTETDEMEKLIKDIVRLVQ is encoded by the coding sequence ATGACACACGGATTCAAAAATTATACATTTATCATTTTTGGGATAATTATTTTCCTTGCAGGCGGATGCGATTTCATTTCTAAATCAAAGCCTCTCCCAATTTTAGGTACAATCCCCAACTTTTCATTAACGAATTCAAATGGAGTGCAAATCGGATTAGATGAATTAAGAGGAAAAGTTTGGGTCGCTGATTTTATTTTTACCACGTGTGCAGGTCCCTGCCCGGTGATGAGTATGCACATGTCAAGACTTCATGACGAATTCAAAGACGATGAAAGAATTCGGATGGTATCAATTACGGTTAATCCGGATTATGATACTCCGGAAGTATTGACAAATTATGCGAAACAGTATAAAGCTCGGACAGATCTATGGTATTTTTTAACCGGATCCTATGAAGCGATTCAATCTCTCGTCGCAAACGGGTTTAAAATGGGAGATACAGAGGATATTGTTTTCCACAGTACTCGCTTTGCCTTGGTGGATCAGGAGTCTCGGATTCGTGGTTATTATACAGGAACAGAAACGGATGAAATGGAAAAATTGATAAAAGATATTGTTCGCTTAGTCCAATAA
- a CDS encoding SLC13 family permease translates to MSFEIPIVIGIIILMFILFVTEVFALEVSALAILCILILFDFLSPSEAVSGLANPAVITIACLFILSHAIQKTGVLEYLVARINTIASRSFSLGLSAYLFSIAILSAFVNNTAIVAIFMPITIRMAHQYKISPSKVLIPLSYAAIMGGTLTLVGTSTNLLVNSILTASGNEPLGMFEFTKYGSILLLVGLGYMIAIGYKILPSRTVTSSLTKSYHMGGFLTEMKIGKDSPLVGKTILARAINQNYDVTVIDILREGSMITSNIRNTILLDNDILFVRGSVDNFLRMKEVEKVNLLTDEKLTQFELQQENNILVEALLTEKSDLIGLNLLGSNFRRRYGSFVLAIRREGSILREKIAKVILHAFDTLLVYGPRDKIQELADSNNFIVLEEIEATMKKSRFWWASIVTVIGVVTVAALGIMPIMIAALIGWVVLLLLKVITPNESYQSVQWNVIILIAALIPLGIVIQTSGTADWISNSLFNFSMSFEEAWQPYILLSLIYLITVILTEVSSNAATAIIMSPIALALAAKLGYDPRPFIFAVCFAASASFITPIGYQTNLMVYGPGGYKYKDYLTVGLPLAIALWLLASFLIPILWPFTVIG, encoded by the coding sequence ATGAGTTTCGAAATACCAATTGTCATAGGGATAATAATCCTCATGTTTATCCTGTTTGTAACCGAGGTGTTTGCCTTAGAAGTATCGGCATTGGCAATCCTATGCATATTAATTCTTTTTGATTTCCTGAGCCCTTCAGAAGCGGTGTCCGGGTTGGCCAACCCGGCAGTTATTACGATTGCTTGTCTTTTCATTTTAAGCCATGCTATTCAAAAAACCGGGGTACTCGAATACTTGGTTGCAAGAATAAATACCATCGCCAGCCGGTCATTTTCGTTGGGACTTTCCGCATACCTCTTTAGTATTGCTATCTTATCTGCTTTTGTAAACAATACTGCCATCGTGGCAATTTTCATGCCAATTACAATCAGAATGGCTCATCAATACAAAATCAGCCCTTCAAAAGTGTTAATTCCGCTAAGCTACGCTGCGATTATGGGTGGCACATTGACCTTAGTTGGCACTTCTACAAATCTTCTTGTGAATTCTATTCTCACTGCATCGGGGAACGAACCGTTAGGGATGTTTGAATTCACCAAATATGGTTCAATTCTTTTATTAGTCGGTTTAGGGTATATGATTGCAATTGGATATAAAATTTTACCATCTCGTACTGTAACATCTAGTTTGACTAAAAGTTATCATATGGGCGGATTTTTAACGGAAATGAAAATTGGTAAAGATTCACCTTTAGTTGGAAAAACAATTCTCGCTCGCGCCATTAACCAAAATTATGATGTGACTGTGATTGATATTTTACGCGAAGGATCTATGATAACATCCAATATCAGAAATACAATTTTATTGGATAACGATATTTTATTTGTACGCGGTTCAGTTGACAACTTTTTAAGAATGAAAGAGGTGGAAAAAGTTAATTTGCTAACCGACGAAAAATTGACACAGTTCGAACTTCAACAAGAAAACAATATTTTGGTGGAAGCTTTGCTAACAGAGAAATCTGACTTGATCGGACTCAATTTACTTGGATCAAATTTTAGACGCAGGTATGGTAGTTTTGTTTTGGCGATTAGGCGCGAAGGGTCCATTCTCCGGGAAAAAATCGCAAAGGTGATTTTACATGCTTTTGACACCCTCCTAGTTTATGGTCCTCGTGATAAAATTCAGGAATTGGCGGACTCGAACAATTTTATTGTTCTGGAGGAAATAGAAGCAACTATGAAAAAAAGCCGGTTCTGGTGGGCGAGTATTGTTACCGTTATCGGTGTTGTAACGGTTGCTGCTCTCGGAATTATGCCTATAATGATAGCGGCATTAATCGGATGGGTTGTTCTGTTACTTTTAAAAGTTATTACACCAAATGAATCTTACCAATCCGTTCAGTGGAATGTGATTATTTTAATAGCAGCTCTCATTCCACTTGGTATTGTAATTCAAACCAGTGGGACTGCAGATTGGATCAGCAATTCTCTATTTAACTTCTCGATGTCTTTTGAGGAAGCTTGGCAGCCGTACATTCTTTTATCTCTCATATATCTAATTACTGTCATTTTAACAGAAGTGTCATCCAATGCTGCAACAGCAATTATCATGAGCCCAATTGCATTGGCATTGGCGGCAAAGCTTGGATATGATCCTCGTCCATTCATTTTTGCAGTGTGTTTTGCTGCATCTGCTTCTTTTATTACACCCATTGGATACCAAACAAATTTGATGGTTTATGGCCCCGGAGGTTACAAGTATAAAGATTATCTAACTGTCGGACTTCCGCTTGCCATTGCACTTTGGCTTTTGGCATCTTTCCTGATTCCCATCTTATGGCCGTTTACAGTAATTGGATAA
- a CDS encoding DUF420 domain-containing protein, with protein MNKVKTDSFWNRIIYIVSTIIVFAIAFLFLGPRPDGMKGMLDVSGLPLVNATLNFATSVLLANGWIMIKKGKREIHKKIMLTAFAFSFAFLVTYVIYHWFKIGPKMYDGGWSEVYYFILITHIIMATVIVPLALFTLYRGWTSQLPKHKKIAKITLPIWLYVSVTGVLIYGMLYL; from the coding sequence ATGAATAAAGTAAAAACTGATTCATTTTGGAATCGCATTATATATATTGTTTCAACTATTATTGTTTTTGCTATAGCGTTTCTATTCCTCGGACCTAGGCCGGATGGAATGAAAGGAATGCTGGATGTTTCCGGGCTCCCTTTAGTGAATGCGACATTAAATTTTGCAACATCCGTATTATTAGCGAACGGTTGGATAATGATAAAAAAAGGGAAACGGGAAATACATAAAAAAATAATGCTAACCGCATTTGCCTTTTCCTTCGCTTTTCTTGTGACATATGTGATTTACCATTGGTTTAAAATCGGACCAAAGATGTACGACGGCGGTTGGAGTGAAGTATATTATTTTATCCTGATTACACACATTATTATGGCTACGGTCATTGTTCCTTTGGCACTTTTTACCTTATATCGCGGTTGGACATCTCAGCTTCCGAAACATAAAAAAATTGCAAAAATAACCCTTCCGATATGGTTGTATGTTTCTGTGACGGGCGTGCTGATTTACGGAATGCTTTATTTGTAA